The following coding sequences are from one Candidatus Binataceae bacterium window:
- a CDS encoding multicopper oxidase domain-containing protein, translated as MRKALGPAIAAALAIASAAPAAGAHKNFTLTVENKRITIGTGLTYDAWTYDGTVPGPVLRARQGDDVTVALSNPSSMAHGLDVHAAELAPKLHFDAPPNQRNLSYTFRAASPGVFLYQCSAIPALSHVANGMYGMMIVDPRNGWPNGKAHEVMLVQGEFYGTPDDKGQVVGDSRKQMEERPDFVVFDGMVDRFVQHPIPIKVGELVRVFFVNAGPNLSSTFHVAGAIFSTVYRGGNPADPLHGLASFEVGPGDGAVFEFRVHEPGDYTFIDHALARPLKGAQGIFRATR; from the coding sequence ATGCGAAAGGCGCTGGGGCCCGCGATTGCGGCCGCGCTGGCCATTGCGAGCGCAGCTCCGGCCGCCGGCGCGCACAAGAACTTCACGCTGACGGTCGAGAACAAGCGCATCACCATCGGCACCGGGCTCACCTATGACGCCTGGACCTACGACGGTACGGTGCCGGGGCCGGTACTGCGCGCACGCCAGGGCGACGATGTAACGGTCGCGCTCTCCAATCCGAGCTCGATGGCGCACGGGCTCGACGTCCACGCCGCCGAGCTCGCCCCCAAACTCCATTTCGACGCGCCTCCGAACCAACGCAATCTGAGCTACACGTTCCGCGCCGCGAGCCCCGGCGTCTTTCTCTACCAGTGCAGCGCTATCCCTGCGCTCTCGCACGTCGCCAACGGGATGTACGGAATGATGATCGTCGATCCGCGCAACGGATGGCCCAATGGCAAGGCGCACGAGGTGATGCTCGTACAGGGCGAGTTCTACGGCACACCCGACGACAAGGGGCAGGTCGTCGGCGACAGCCGCAAGCAGATGGAAGAGCGGCCGGACTTCGTGGTCTTCGACGGGATGGTTGATCGCTTCGTCCAGCATCCGATTCCGATCAAGGTCGGCGAATTGGTGCGCGTCTTTTTCGTCAACGCCGGCCCCAACCTGAGCTCGACCTTCCACGTGGCCGGCGCGATCTTCAGCACCGTCTATCGCGGCGGCAATCCCGCCGACCCGCTTCATGGGCTCGCGAGCTTCGAGGTTGGGCCCGGCGACGGAGCGGTGTTCGAGTTCCGCGTCCACGAGCCGGGCGACTATACGTTCATCGATCACGCGCTGGCCCGCCCGCTCAAGGGCGCGCAGGGAATCTTTCGCGCCACGCGCTGA
- a CDS encoding universal stress protein, with protein MRYPYKTILCPIDFDENSLAALAHARRLAADMGATIHLLHALPILPMLTDRGSLPLAADEASAEAEATRRLKDVARRRLGRTPYAIHTRVAFVSDVPRSILAVARDLDADLIVMATHGRSGLRHVFVGSVAEAVMRNAACPVLTIRPIAGPLTARPAAASRRPAAASRRRAPSS; from the coding sequence ATGCGATACCCCTACAAGACTATCCTCTGCCCGATCGATTTCGACGAGAACTCGCTCGCCGCGCTCGCTCACGCGCGCCGCCTCGCCGCCGACATGGGCGCGACGATCCACCTGCTGCACGCGCTGCCGATCCTGCCGATGCTGACGGACAGGGGCAGTCTGCCGCTGGCCGCCGACGAGGCGTCGGCGGAAGCCGAAGCGACGCGCCGGCTCAAGGACGTCGCCCGTCGCCGCCTTGGCCGAACGCCCTATGCGATCCACACCCGCGTCGCGTTCGTCTCTGACGTCCCACGCAGTATCCTCGCCGTCGCGCGCGATCTCGATGCCGACCTGATCGTGATGGCTACGCATGGGCGCAGCGGGCTTAGGCACGTCTTCGTCGGTAGCGTGGCAGAGGCGGTCATGCGCAACGCGGCCTGCCCGGTGCTCACGATTCGCCCGATTGCCGGACCGTTGACCGCGCGTCCCGCCGCTGCGTCCAGGCGGCCAGCCGCTGCGTCCAGGCGGCGCGCCCCTTCCTCCTGA